The following are from one region of the Paracoccus sp. S3-43 genome:
- a CDS encoding biopolymer transporter ExbB, which produces MTATRSSDTGPAHPRFSQPVRQIVLMVTVLILVLAGGWVAYGRILPIFQANLWLNGLILAVFALGILACFWQVGQLIRSVSWIERFAQRRRNAVEKGIAARGQADAGDQPPRLLAPLAALLGTRGPVGGTISTGAATSILDSVATRIDELRDITRYLSNLLIFLGLLGTFYGLATTIPAVVETIRNLAPQQGESGIQVFDKLMRGLEAQLGGMATAFSSSLLGLAGSLVVGLLELFATHGQNRFYRELEEWMSGFTRVSLAGADGEGVNQAALAGFLEQMAGQMDRLQQIQAGRDLQRDEAAAMADERVVVMAQAIEALVQRSEADHRDAQSRVAALTETLSRLAQGQDRLVDLARAQADRATPTPPDMRGIETALNRLASDLAEGRDEMVAELRSDILVLTRAVRAARFNDPFRDDLLRDPLVSRDRG; this is translated from the coding sequence ATCACTGCGACCCGTTCGTCCGACACAGGCCCCGCCCATCCCCGCTTTTCGCAGCCCGTCCGCCAGATTGTCCTGATGGTGACGGTGCTGATCCTGGTCCTGGCGGGCGGCTGGGTCGCCTATGGGCGGATCCTGCCGATCTTCCAGGCGAACCTGTGGCTGAACGGCCTGATCCTGGCGGTCTTCGCCCTGGGCATCCTGGCCTGTTTCTGGCAGGTCGGACAGCTGATCCGGTCGGTCAGCTGGATCGAACGCTTTGCCCAACGCCGCCGCAATGCAGTGGAAAAGGGCATCGCCGCGCGGGGCCAGGCGGATGCGGGCGACCAGCCCCCGCGTCTGCTGGCGCCGCTGGCGGCGCTGCTGGGCACGCGCGGACCGGTGGGGGGCACGATCTCGACCGGGGCCGCGACCTCGATCCTGGATTCCGTCGCGACCCGCATCGACGAATTGCGCGATATTACAAGATACCTCTCCAACCTGCTGATCTTCTTGGGGCTTCTGGGCACCTTCTATGGGTTAGCCACGACCATCCCGGCCGTGGTCGAAACGATCCGCAACCTGGCCCCGCAGCAGGGCGAAAGCGGCATCCAGGTGTTCGACAAGCTGATGCGCGGGCTTGAAGCCCAGCTTGGCGGCATGGCTACGGCCTTTTCGTCGTCGCTGCTGGGCCTTGCCGGTTCGCTGGTCGTGGGGCTTCTGGAACTGTTCGCCACCCATGGCCAGAACCGCTTCTACCGCGAGCTTGAGGAATGGATGTCGGGCTTCACCCGCGTCAGTCTGGCCGGAGCGGATGGGGAGGGCGTGAACCAGGCCGCCCTGGCGGGATTTCTGGAGCAGATGGCGGGCCAGATGGACCGCCTGCAACAGATCCAGGCCGGGCGCGACCTGCAACGCGACGAAGCCGCCGCGATGGCCGACGAACGCGTCGTGGTGATGGCCCAGGCGATCGAGGCCCTGGTCCAGCGCAGCGAAGCCGACCACCGGGACGCGCAGTCGCGCGTCGCGGCGCTGACCGAAACCCTGTCGCGGCTGGCCCAGGGCCAGGACCGGCTGGTCGATCTGGCGCGCGCCCAGGCGGACCGCGCCACGCCCACCCCGCCCGACATGAGGGGGATCGAGACCGCGTTGAACCGGCTGGCCTCGGATCTGGCCGAAGGACGCGACGAGATGGTGGCCGAATTGCGGTCCGACATTCTGGTCCTGACCCGCGCGGTGCGCGCGGCGCGGTTCAACGATCCGTTCCGCGACGACCTGCTGCGCGATCCGCTGGTCTCTCGGGACAGGGGCTAG
- a CDS encoding FliG C-terminal domain-containing protein encodes MTIQTGLNQRQKAAVIVRLLLDDEAASGLSRLDSESQTLLAEEMAGMELIDRQTRDAIITEFCDSLESVGVTFPGDLDGTLAMLGAQLSEDSTDRLRRRAAVSGRGDPWPRIAALPAPALAALARTEAVEMVALMLSKLPVERASELFVGLPRERARAVAQAMSMTAGVTPESLHRVGLILLQAAEALPRPAIPTPATDRMGAILNFATADLRDDVLNSLDSHDADFAGNVRKAIFIFAHIPARVLPRDIPRVVREVEQPVLVRALSASGEAEAAAAEFILSNLSQRMSDGLREERNELGRLRASEIEEAMTEVVSAIRRLEEAGEIALVLPQDEDD; translated from the coding sequence ATGACGATACAAACGGGACTGAATCAGCGGCAAAAGGCGGCGGTGATCGTGCGGCTGCTGCTGGATGACGAAGCGGCATCCGGCCTGTCGCGACTGGACAGCGAAAGCCAGACCCTGCTGGCCGAGGAAATGGCAGGCATGGAACTGATCGACCGCCAGACCCGCGATGCGATCATCACCGAATTCTGCGACAGCCTGGAATCGGTCGGGGTGACCTTTCCGGGCGATCTGGACGGAACGCTGGCGATGCTGGGCGCGCAACTGTCCGAAGACAGCACCGACCGGCTGCGCCGCCGCGCGGCGGTATCGGGGCGGGGCGATCCTTGGCCCCGCATCGCCGCCCTGCCCGCCCCGGCCCTCGCGGCGCTTGCCAGGACCGAGGCTGTCGAGATGGTGGCCCTGATGCTGTCCAAGCTGCCGGTGGAACGCGCCTCGGAACTGTTCGTGGGCCTGCCGCGCGAACGGGCGCGGGCCGTGGCCCAGGCCATGTCCATGACGGCGGGCGTCACGCCCGAATCGCTGCACCGGGTTGGCCTGATCCTGCTTCAGGCGGCCGAGGCGCTGCCCCGGCCCGCGATCCCGACCCCCGCGACGGACCGGATGGGCGCGATCCTGAATTTTGCCACCGCCGACCTGCGCGACGACGTGCTGAACAGTCTGGACAGCCACGACGCCGATTTCGCCGGCAACGTGCGCAAGGCGATCTTCATCTTCGCCCATATCCCCGCCCGCGTCCTGCCCCGCGACATCCCCCGCGTCGTCCGCGAGGTCGAGCAGCCGGTCCTGGTCCGCGCCCTGTCCGCCAGCGGCGAGGCCGAGGCCGCGGCCGCCGAATTCATCCTGTCGAATCTGTCGCAGCGCATGTCCGACGGCCTGCGCGAGGAACGCAACGAACTGGGCAGGCTCCGCGCCTCCGAGATCGAGGAGGCCATGACCGAGGTCGTCAGCGCCATCCGCCGCCTTGAGGAAGCCGGGGAAATCGCCCTGGTCCTGCCGCAGGACGAGGATGACTGA
- the rpsD gene encoding 30S ribosomal protein S4 — translation MTKRTSAKYKIDRRMGENIWGRAKSPVNRREYGPGQHGQRRKNKLSDFGTQLRAKQKLKGYYGDLTEKQFRRIYAEAERVKGDTGENLIGLLERRLDAVVYRAKFVPTIFAARQFVNHGHIEVNGQRVNIASYRVKEGDVISIRERSRQLAIVLEAVGLAERDVPDYLEVDHNKMTATFVRTPALGDVPYAVVMEPNLVVEYYAKN, via the coding sequence GTGACCAAACGCACCTCTGCCAAATACAAGATCGACCGCCGCATGGGCGAAAACATCTGGGGCCGCGCCAAGTCGCCGGTCAACCGCCGCGAATATGGCCCCGGCCAGCACGGCCAGCGCCGCAAGAACAAGCTGTCGGATTTCGGCACCCAGCTGCGCGCCAAGCAGAAGCTCAAGGGCTATTACGGCGACCTGACCGAAAAGCAGTTCCGCCGCATCTATGCCGAGGCCGAACGCGTCAAGGGCGACACCGGCGAGAACCTGATCGGCCTGCTGGAGCGCCGGCTTGACGCCGTGGTCTATCGCGCGAAATTCGTGCCGACCATCTTCGCCGCCCGCCAGTTCGTGAACCACGGCCATATCGAGGTGAACGGTCAGCGCGTCAACATCGCCTCCTATCGCGTGAAGGAAGGCGACGTGATCTCGATCCGCGAACGGTCGCGCCAACTGGCCATCGTGCTGGAAGCCGTCGGCCTGGCCGAGCGTGACGTGCCCGACTACCTGGAAGTCGACCACAACAAGATGACCGCCACCTTCGTGCGCACCCCGGCCCTGGGCGACGTGCCCTATGCCGTGGTGATGGAACCGAACCTGGTCGTCGAATATTACGCCAAGAACTGA
- a CDS encoding prephenate/arogenate dehydrogenase family protein — MSVIYDRVALIGLGLIAGSMAHAIRKGGLAREIVGYARSAETRETAREIDLCDRVVDSAAEAVADADLVVLAVPVGAMATVAADIAPHLKPGATVTDVGSVKQSVIDAVAPHIPPGVHFVPGHPLAGTEHSGPRAGFADLFRNRWWLLTPLPDTDPAAVDRLTELVRAMGAKTDRMEPAHHDLVLAVTSHAPHLIAFTMVGVADHLRRVTDEEVVQYSAAGFRDFTRIAASDPTMWRDVFLHNKDATLDILGRFTEELFVLQRAIRMGDGQQLFDYFTRTRAIRRGIIEAGQDTAAPDFGRIAPAR, encoded by the coding sequence ATGAGCGTGATCTATGACCGCGTGGCGCTGATCGGCCTGGGTCTCATCGCCGGGTCCATGGCCCATGCCATCCGCAAGGGGGGCCTTGCGCGCGAGATCGTCGGTTACGCCCGCAGCGCCGAGACGCGCGAGACCGCGCGCGAGATCGACCTCTGCGACCGCGTCGTGGACAGCGCGGCCGAGGCCGTGGCGGATGCCGATCTGGTGGTGCTGGCGGTGCCCGTGGGGGCCATGGCGACGGTGGCGGCGGATATCGCGCCGCATCTGAAGCCCGGCGCGACCGTGACGGATGTGGGCTCGGTCAAGCAGTCGGTGATCGACGCCGTGGCGCCGCATATTCCGCCGGGCGTCCATTTCGTGCCGGGCCACCCCCTGGCGGGGACGGAACATTCCGGCCCGCGCGCGGGCTTTGCCGATCTGTTCCGCAACCGCTGGTGGCTGCTGACCCCGCTGCCCGACACCGACCCCGCCGCCGTCGACCGACTGACCGAACTGGTCCGCGCCATGGGCGCCAAGACCGACCGGATGGAGCCCGCGCATCACGATCTGGTGCTGGCCGTCACCAGCCACGCCCCGCACCTGATCGCCTTCACCATGGTCGGCGTCGCCGACCACCTGCGCCGCGTCACGGACGAGGAGGTGGTGCAGTATTCCGCCGCCGGGTTCCGCGACTTCACCCGGATCGCCGCCAGCGACCCGACCATGTGGCGCGACGTGTTCCTGCACAACAAGGACGCCACGCTGGACATCCTGGGCCGCTTCACCGAGGAGCTGTTCGTCCTGCAACGGGCCATCCGCATGGGCGACGGCCAGCAGCTGTTCGACTATTTCACCCGCACCCGCGCGATCCGGCGCGGCATCATCGAGGCCGGTCAGGATACCGCCGCCCCCGATTTCGGGCGGATCGCTCCGGCCCGCTGA
- the purB gene encoding adenylosuccinate lyase — protein MIPRYARPEMTAIWSPETRFRIWFEIEAHACDAQADLGVIPRENAEAVWRAKDVDFDVARIDEIEAVTKHDVIAFLTHLAEHVGADEARFVHQGMTSSDVLDTTLNVQLVRAADILLADLDRVLAALKRRAYEHKDTLRIGRSHGIHAEPTTMGLTFARFYAEMDRNRNRLEKARWEVATGAISGAVGTFANIDPAVEEHVCAKLGLRPEPISTQVIPRDRHAMFFATLGVIASSIENIAIEIRHMQRTEVLEAEEFFSPGQKGSSAMPHKRNPVLTENLTGLARLVRMAVIPAMENVSLWHERDISHSSVERGIAPDATITLDFALNRLAGVIDKLVVYPDNMLKNMNRFKGLVMSQRVLLALTQAGVSREDSYRLVQRNAMKVWEQGADFKTELLADPEVTAALTPAQIEEKFDLGYHTKHVDTIFRRVFEDRQK, from the coding sequence ATGATCCCGCGCTATGCCCGCCCCGAAATGACCGCCATCTGGTCGCCCGAAACCCGATTCCGCATCTGGTTCGAGATCGAGGCCCATGCCTGCGACGCCCAGGCCGATCTGGGCGTGATCCCGCGCGAGAATGCCGAGGCGGTCTGGCGTGCCAAGGACGTGGACTTCGACGTGGCCCGCATCGACGAGATCGAGGCCGTCACCAAGCATGACGTGATCGCCTTCCTGACCCATCTGGCCGAACATGTCGGCGCGGATGAGGCGCGATTCGTCCACCAGGGCATGACCAGCAGCGACGTGCTGGACACGACGCTGAACGTCCAGCTTGTCCGCGCCGCCGACATCCTGCTGGCCGATCTGGACCGCGTTTTGGCGGCGCTGAAACGCCGGGCCTATGAACACAAGGACACGCTGCGCATCGGCCGCAGCCACGGCATCCATGCCGAACCCACCACCATGGGCCTGACCTTCGCGCGCTTTTACGCGGAAATGGATCGCAACCGGAACCGCCTGGAAAAGGCCCGCTGGGAGGTCGCGACCGGCGCGATTTCCGGCGCGGTCGGCACTTTCGCCAATATCGACCCGGCGGTGGAGGAGCATGTCTGCGCCAAGCTGGGCCTGCGCCCCGAGCCGATTTCGACCCAGGTCATCCCGCGCGACCGTCACGCGATGTTCTTCGCCACGCTGGGCGTCATCGCCTCGAGCATCGAAAACATCGCCATCGAGATCCGCCACATGCAGCGGACCGAGGTGCTGGAGGCCGAGGAATTCTTCAGCCCCGGCCAGAAGGGGTCGTCGGCGATGCCCCACAAGCGCAACCCGGTCCTGACCGAGAACCTGACGGGACTGGCCCGTCTGGTGCGCATGGCGGTGATTCCGGCGATGGAGAACGTGTCGCTGTGGCACGAACGCGACATCAGCCATTCCTCGGTCGAACGCGGCATCGCGCCGGATGCGACGATCACGCTGGATTTCGCGCTGAACCGGCTGGCGGGCGTGATCGACAAGCTGGTGGTCTATCCCGACAACATGCTGAAGAACATGAACAGGTTCAAAGGGCTGGTCATGTCGCAGCGGGTCTTGCTGGCGCTGACCCAGGCGGGCGTCTCGCGCGAGGACAGCTATCGCTTGGTGCAGAGAAATGCCATGAAGGTCTGGGAACAAGGCGCTGATTTCAAGACGGAATTGCTGGCCGATCCCGAAGTGACCGCCGCCCTGACCCCGGCCCAGATCGAGGAAAAGTTCGACCTAGGCTATCACACCAAGCATGTCGACACGATCTTCCGGCGCGTGTTCGAAGACCGCCAGAAATAG
- the hisC gene encoding histidinol-phosphate transaminase — MTQITPQPGIMDIALYVSGESSLPGRSDVLKLSSNENPLGSSDKARAAYAAAAADLHRYPNTDHAPLRRAIGEVHGLDPDRIICGVGSDEVLQFVVQAFAGIGDQVITTEHGFSMYPILARMVGAVPVTVPEAERRIDVDAILAAVTDRTRIVFIANPANPTGTMLTPDEVRRLVDGLPATVLLVHDGAYTEFAAGADGGAGLVDRHPNVIMTRTFSKIHGLGGLRIGWGYAARDIIDVLNRIRQPFNLSNAQMAAAEAAIRDTAFRDHCADLNARMRDRLRNSLIQMGIGCDESFANFVLARFAGPAEAEAADAALRRDGILVRRVAGYGLPAALRITVGDEQGVTRVLETLGRFMADRRGA, encoded by the coding sequence ATGACGCAGATCACCCCCCAGCCCGGCATCATGGACATCGCGCTCTACGTCAGCGGCGAAAGCAGTCTGCCGGGGCGCAGCGACGTGCTGAAGCTGTCGTCGAACGAAAACCCGCTGGGTTCCAGCGACAAGGCCCGCGCGGCCTATGCGGCGGCGGCGGCGGATCTGCACCGCTATCCGAACACCGATCACGCCCCCCTGCGCCGGGCCATCGGCGAGGTCCACGGGCTGGATCCCGACCGGATTATCTGCGGCGTCGGCTCGGACGAGGTGCTGCAATTCGTGGTCCAGGCCTTTGCCGGGATCGGGGATCAGGTCATCACCACCGAACACGGCTTTTCGATGTATCCGATCCTGGCCCGCATGGTCGGCGCCGTCCCCGTCACGGTGCCCGAGGCCGAACGCCGCATCGACGTGGACGCCATCCTTGCGGCGGTGACGGACCGCACCCGGATCGTCTTCATCGCCAACCCCGCCAACCCGACCGGCACCATGCTGACCCCGGACGAGGTGCGGCGGCTGGTGGACGGCCTGCCCGCGACGGTGCTGCTGGTCCATGACGGCGCCTATACCGAATTCGCGGCGGGCGCCGATGGCGGCGCGGGACTGGTGGACCGCCATCCCAACGTCATCATGACGCGCACCTTTTCAAAGATCCACGGGCTGGGCGGCTTGCGGATCGGCTGGGGCTATGCGGCCCGCGACATCATCGACGTGCTGAACCGCATCCGCCAGCCCTTCAACCTGTCCAACGCCCAGATGGCCGCGGCCGAGGCCGCCATCCGCGACACCGCCTTCCGCGACCATTGCGCCGATCTGAACGCCCGGATGCGCGACCGCCTGCGCAATTCGCTGATCCAGATGGGCATCGGCTGCGACGAGAGTTTCGCCAATTTCGTGCTGGCCCGCTTTGCCGGCCCGGCCGAGGCCGAGGCCGCCGATGCCGCCCTGCGCCGCGACGGCATCCTGGTGCGCCGCGTCGCGGGCTATGGCCTGCCCGCCGCCCTGCGCATCACCGTGGGCGACGAACAGGGCGTGACCCGCGTGCTGGAGACGCTGGGCCGCTTCATGGCGGATCGGAGGGGCGCATGA
- a CDS encoding gamma-glutamylcyclotransferase, whose protein sequence is MRRIDWVFGYGSLIWDPGFSPVETARAWVAGYARSFCLRSVQHRGTQALPGLVLGLDEQPDAECGGVALRIADHDHDEVLAYLRARELVTEAYQETILPLRLEDDRQVEALAYVMRRDHVQYAGGLALAEQARIIAQAHGARGPNADYLFNTAAHLAQIGLGDAVLDDLSAQVRKLLETGENPDD, encoded by the coding sequence ATGCGACGGATTGATTGGGTCTTCGGTTACGGTTCGCTGATCTGGGATCCGGGTTTTTCCCCGGTCGAGACCGCGCGCGCCTGGGTGGCGGGCTATGCCCGCAGCTTCTGCCTGCGCTCGGTCCAGCATCGCGGCACGCAGGCGCTGCCGGGTCTGGTGCTGGGCCTGGACGAACAGCCGGATGCCGAATGCGGCGGCGTGGCGCTGCGCATCGCGGATCACGACCATGACGAGGTGCTGGCCTATCTGCGCGCCCGCGAACTGGTGACGGAAGCCTATCAGGAAACGATCCTGCCCCTGCGGCTCGAGGACGACCGCCAGGTCGAGGCCCTGGCCTATGTGATGCGGCGCGATCATGTCCAATATGCGGGCGGGCTGGCCTTGGCCGAACAGGCGCGGATCATCGCCCAGGCTCATGGCGCGCGCGGGCCGAACGCGGATTACCTGTTCAACACCGCCGCCCATCTGGCGCAGATCGGCCTGGGGGACGCGGTGCTGGACGACCTGTCCGCCCAAGTGCGCAAGCTGCTGGAAACGGGCGAAAACCCCGACGATTGA
- a CDS encoding peptidoglycan -binding protein codes for MALRRAASGHRFSANIWPGFVDALATLLMVLVFVLTIFTVMQSVLRDQITDQDDTIGEQDQVIASQERVISGQERRLEQLGRQVAALGQALTVSGDRETALQGQLADAQAQARDRAARITRLSAQLENSQGELAEARSRLTDFEAEVAALMAARAADREQADARQRQMQAQVTQQENRASAAELAVAAARQEIDAQAEQARLAAARRDALEALTADLRRQNQEAAARADALQADLTEAEAARLTDAEAARALRERLESADAELTAMTLSLEESRKRAEETLTLLAAAEAARDQAADQARQTRTEAQRQAALLATAEKALADQEALSKDGQRRVALLNEQVASLTAQLGSLQALLDAAGDDQRQAELRVENLGQQLNAALLLAAEEKDRRLALEEQARQRAEDEVRDLARYRSEFFGRLSQILSGREGVQVVGDRFVFQSEVLFAPGEATLSPAGRDQVARVARMLSEISGDIPPEIDWIIRVDGHTDTTRLSGTGRYRDNWELSQGRALAVVRYMIDDLGFPSNRLAATGFADTRPVAQGESPEALAANRRIELKLTER; via the coding sequence ATGGCCCTGCGCCGCGCCGCCTCGGGGCACCGCTTCTCGGCCAATATCTGGCCGGGATTCGTGGATGCCCTGGCGACCCTGCTGATGGTGCTGGTCTTCGTGCTGACGATCTTTACCGTCATGCAATCGGTGCTGCGCGACCAGATCACCGACCAGGACGACACCATCGGCGAACAGGATCAGGTCATCGCCAGCCAGGAGCGGGTGATTTCCGGTCAGGAGCGCCGCCTGGAACAGCTGGGCCGGCAGGTCGCGGCCCTGGGCCAGGCCCTGACCGTGTCCGGGGATCGCGAAACCGCCCTGCAAGGCCAGCTTGCCGATGCCCAGGCCCAGGCCCGCGACCGGGCCGCGCGGATCACCCGGCTGTCGGCGCAACTGGAAAACAGCCAGGGAGAACTGGCAGAGGCCCGGTCGCGCCTGACCGATTTCGAGGCCGAGGTGGCTGCCCTGATGGCCGCGCGCGCCGCCGACCGCGAACAGGCCGACGCCCGGCAGCGGCAGATGCAGGCGCAGGTGACCCAGCAGGAAAACCGCGCCAGTGCCGCCGAACTGGCGGTGGCCGCCGCCCGCCAGGAGATCGACGCCCAGGCCGAACAGGCCCGCCTTGCCGCCGCCCGGCGAGACGCTCTGGAGGCCCTGACCGCCGACCTGCGCCGTCAGAATCAAGAAGCGGCCGCGCGGGCCGATGCCCTGCAAGCCGACCTGACCGAGGCCGAGGCCGCCCGCCTGACCGATGCCGAAGCCGCGCGGGCCTTGCGCGAACGGTTGGAAAGCGCCGATGCCGAACTGACCGCCATGACCCTGTCGCTTGAGGAAAGCCGCAAGCGGGCCGAGGAAACGCTGACCCTGCTGGCCGCAGCCGAGGCCGCGCGCGATCAGGCCGCCGATCAGGCCCGGCAAACCCGGACCGAGGCTCAGCGTCAGGCGGCCCTGCTGGCGACGGCGGAAAAGGCCCTGGCCGACCAGGAGGCCCTGTCAAAGGACGGGCAGCGGCGGGTTGCGCTGTTGAACGAACAGGTGGCCTCGCTGACCGCGCAACTGGGCTCCTTGCAGGCTTTGCTGGATGCGGCGGGCGACGATCAGCGCCAGGCCGAACTGCGGGTCGAGAACCTGGGACAGCAACTGAACGCGGCCCTGCTGCTGGCGGCCGAGGAAAAGGACCGCCGCCTGGCCCTGGAAGAACAGGCCCGCCAGCGGGCCGAGGACGAGGTGCGCGACCTCGCCCGCTATCGCTCGGAGTTCTTCGGCCGCCTGTCGCAGATCCTGTCGGGCCGCGAAGGCGTCCAGGTGGTGGGCGACCGCTTCGTCTTCCAGTCCGAGGTTCTGTTCGCGCCGGGCGAGGCGACGCTGTCACCGGCGGGCCGGGATCAGGTCGCCCGCGTGGCCCGGATGCTGTCCGAGATCTCGGGCGACATCCCGCCCGAGATCGACTGGATCATCCGCGTGGACGGCCATACCGACACCACCCGGCTGTCGGGAACCGGCCGTTATCGCGACAACTGGGAACTCAGCCAGGGCCGGGCCCTGGCGGTCGTGCGCTATATGATCGACGATCTGGGCTTTCCGTCGAACCGGCTGGCCGCGACCGGATTTGCCGATACGCGGCCTGTCGCCCAAGGCGAGTCGCCCGAGGCCCTGGCCGCCAACCGCCGCATCGAGTTGAAGCTGACGGAACGCTGA
- the gap gene encoding type I glyceraldehyde-3-phosphate dehydrogenase: MAVKVAINGFGRIGRNVLRAIIESGRTDIEVVAINDLGPVETNAHLLRYDSVHGRFPAQVTVSGDSIDVGRGPIKVTAIRNPADLPWGDIDVIMECTGIFASKDKVQPHLSTGAKRVLISAPGDNADKTIVFGVNDDTLTADDLVVSNASCTTNCLSPVAKVLNDSIGIAKGFMTTIHSYTGDQPTLDTMHKDLYRARAAALSMIPTSTGAAKAVGLVLPELKGKLDGVAIRVPTPNVSVVDLVFEAARETSVEEINAAIKAAADGPLTGILGYTEEKLVSSDFNHDPHSSVFHMDQTKVMEGRLCRILTWYDNEWGFSNRMSDTAVAMGKLI; encoded by the coding sequence ATGGCTGTCAAAGTTGCGATCAACGGTTTCGGGCGCATCGGGCGCAATGTGCTGCGCGCCATCATCGAATCGGGCCGCACCGATATCGAGGTCGTCGCGATCAACGATCTTGGCCCCGTCGAAACCAACGCGCATCTGCTGCGCTATGACAGCGTGCATGGCCGGTTCCCGGCCCAGGTCACGGTCAGCGGCGATTCCATCGACGTGGGCCGCGGGCCGATCAAGGTGACGGCGATCCGCAACCCCGCCGACCTGCCCTGGGGCGACATCGACGTGATCATGGAATGCACCGGCATCTTCGCGTCCAAGGACAAGGTCCAGCCGCACCTGTCGACCGGCGCCAAGCGCGTGCTGATCTCGGCCCCCGGCGACAATGCCGACAAGACCATCGTCTTCGGCGTGAACGACGACACGCTGACCGCCGACGATCTGGTGGTGTCGAATGCCAGCTGCACCACCAACTGCCTGTCTCCGGTCGCCAAGGTGCTGAACGACAGCATCGGCATCGCCAAGGGCTTCATGACCACGATCCACAGCTATACCGGCGACCAGCCGACGCTGGACACGATGCACAAGGATCTGTACCGCGCCCGCGCCGCCGCCCTGTCGATGATCCCGACCTCGACCGGGGCCGCCAAGGCCGTGGGACTTGTGCTGCCCGAGCTGAAGGGCAAGCTGGACGGCGTGGCGATCCGCGTGCCGACGCCGAACGTCTCGGTCGTGGATTTGGTCTTCGAAGCGGCTCGCGAGACCTCGGTCGAGGAAATCAACGCCGCGATCAAGGCGGCGGCGGACGGCCCGCTGACGGGCATCCTCGGCTATACCGAGGAGAAGCTCGTATCCTCGGACTTCAACCACGACCCGCATTCGTCGGTCTTCCACATGGACCAGACCAAGGTGATGGAAGGCCGTCTGTGCCGCATCCTGACCTGGTACGACAACGAATGGGGCTTCTCGAACCGGATGTCCGACACGGCGGTCGCCATGGGCAAGCTGATCTGA
- a CDS encoding YihY/virulence factor BrkB family protein: MKSGTPGVLDALFGDLDDRTRRRFGMKTGNGPADKKERSVAATARRNVGLRDLGMADLWAIAQATLTQIGADRVTAVAGGITFFGLLSLFPALTAFVSIYGLVADPATIAGHLDMLESFLPQGALGIIRDQVQAITSSPGTALSLAGIGGLLVAFYSANGGMKALLSALNVAFFQSETRGFVKLNLLSMAFTLGGLVLIILMLGFIAVIPILLQMLPMTSSTSVLVGLIRWPIMFAVLILALAALYRWGPDAPDSRWRWISPGAVIAAVGLVLTSILFSWYAANFADYNETYGSLGAVIALMMWLWFASTVVLVGAEVNSEIEAHLRKLAGVPDGRQADQV, encoded by the coding sequence ATGAAAAGCGGCACGCCCGGCGTTCTTGACGCGTTGTTCGGCGATCTGGATGACCGGACGCGCCGGCGCTTCGGCATGAAGACCGGAAACGGTCCCGCCGACAAGAAGGAACGCTCCGTCGCGGCCACAGCGCGGCGAAATGTGGGACTGCGGGACTTGGGCATGGCCGATCTGTGGGCCATTGCGCAGGCCACCTTGACGCAGATCGGCGCCGATCGGGTGACGGCCGTGGCGGGAGGCATCACCTTTTTCGGCCTTCTCTCGCTGTTTCCGGCGCTGACGGCCTTTGTGTCGATCTATGGGCTTGTGGCCGATCCCGCCACGATCGCGGGGCATCTGGACATGCTGGAAAGCTTCCTGCCGCAGGGGGCGCTTGGCATCATCCGCGATCAGGTGCAGGCGATCACCTCGTCGCCCGGAACGGCCCTGTCGCTGGCGGGGATCGGCGGACTGCTGGTGGCGTTTTATTCCGCCAATGGCGGGATGAAGGCGCTGCTATCGGCTTTGAACGTCGCCTTCTTCCAGTCCGAGACGCGGGGCTTCGTCAAGCTGAACCTGCTGTCGATGGCCTTCACGCTGGGCGGGCTGGTGCTGATCATCCTGATGCTGGGCTTCATTGCGGTGATCCCGATCCTGTTGCAGATGCTGCCGATGACGTCCTCGACCAGCGTCCTGGTCGGGCTGATCCGCTGGCCCATCATGTTCGCCGTGCTGATCCTGGCGCTGGCGGCGCTGTATCGGTGGGGACCGGACGCGCCCGATTCGCGGTGGCGGTGGATTTCGCCGGGCGCGGTGATCGCGGCAGTGGGGCTGGTCCTGACCTCGATCCTGTTCAGCTGGTATGCCGCCAACTTCGCCGATTACAACGAAACCTACGGTTCCCTGGGCGCGGTGATCGCGCTGATGATGTGGCTGTGGTTCGCCTCGACCGTGGTGCTGGTCGGAGCCGAGGTCAATTCCGAGATCGAGGCGCATCTGAGAAAACTGGCGGGCGTGCCCGACGGGCGGCAGGCCGATCAGGTCTGA